In the genome of Nocardioides marmoribigeumensis, one region contains:
- a CDS encoding glycine cleavage system protein R, with translation MPMTTLVLTVLGDDRAGLVSAVSAPLKANGASWERSQMARLAGKFAGIVEVSVASSSVDALTADLEALSDHGLSVQVERTEKEPEVAPAGTPFTLDLIGADRPGIVADISALLAGAGVSIEELTTEVREAPMAGGLLFEAHATLAAPAGADEAALRSSLEQLADELMVDLTLATED, from the coding sequence ATGCCGATGACCACGCTCGTCCTCACCGTGCTCGGCGACGACCGCGCCGGGCTCGTCTCCGCGGTGTCCGCCCCGCTCAAGGCCAACGGCGCGAGCTGGGAGCGCAGCCAGATGGCGCGCCTGGCAGGCAAGTTCGCGGGCATCGTCGAGGTCTCGGTCGCCAGCTCCTCGGTCGACGCGCTGACGGCCGACCTCGAGGCCCTGTCCGACCACGGGCTCTCGGTGCAGGTGGAACGCACGGAGAAGGAGCCTGAGGTCGCGCCCGCGGGCACCCCGTTCACCCTCGACCTGATCGGTGCCGACCGCCCCGGCATCGTCGCCGACATCTCGGCGCTGCTGGCCGGGGCCGGGGTGAGCATCGAGGAGCTCACGACCGAGGTGCGCGAGGCGCCGATGGCCGGCGGGCTGCTGTTCGAGGCGCACGCCACGCTCGCGGCGCCGGCAGGTGCGGACGAGGCCGCCCTGCGCAGCTCGCTGGAGCAGCTCGCCGACGAGCTGATGGTCGACCTCACCCTCGCCACCGAGGACTGA
- a CDS encoding LLM class flavin-dependent oxidoreductase, translated as MTDVPAYSFGLDTFGDVTEGTSQAQVLRDVVEQAVLADAVGVDAIGLGEHHREDFAISAPDVVLAAVAARTSRILLGTAVTVLSTDDPVRVFERFATLDALSHGRAEVTVGRGSFTESFPLFGHDLDDYERLFEEKLEIFTALRREGPLHWEGTVRPPLTGQRAFPTTERGSLPTWVGVGGSPESVVRAARHGLPMMLAVIGGAPARFAPYADLHRRALAELGHPPQPIGVHAPGFVAADDQTARDLLFGPFKANRDRIGRERGWPATTRDQFEAEADRGAVFVGSPETVARRVAETLRVLGAQRFDLKYANGPLPHDHLLECVGLYGDEVVPRVRRMLHDDR; from the coding sequence GTGACCGACGTGCCGGCGTACTCCTTCGGGCTCGACACCTTCGGCGACGTGACCGAGGGGACCTCCCAGGCCCAGGTGCTGCGCGACGTGGTCGAGCAGGCGGTGCTCGCCGACGCGGTCGGCGTCGACGCGATCGGCCTCGGGGAGCACCACCGCGAGGACTTCGCGATCTCGGCCCCCGACGTCGTGCTCGCGGCGGTCGCCGCGCGCACCAGCCGCATCCTGCTCGGCACGGCCGTCACGGTCCTCAGCACCGACGACCCGGTCCGGGTCTTCGAGCGCTTCGCCACCCTCGACGCGCTCTCCCACGGGCGGGCCGAGGTCACCGTGGGTCGCGGGTCGTTCACCGAGTCGTTCCCGCTGTTCGGCCACGACCTCGACGACTATGAGCGCCTGTTCGAGGAGAAGCTGGAGATCTTCACGGCGCTGCGCCGCGAGGGCCCCCTCCACTGGGAGGGCACGGTCCGCCCTCCGCTGACCGGGCAGCGGGCGTTCCCCACCACCGAGCGCGGCAGCCTGCCGACCTGGGTCGGTGTCGGCGGGTCACCGGAGTCCGTGGTGCGCGCGGCCCGGCACGGTCTCCCGATGATGCTGGCGGTCATCGGCGGCGCGCCCGCCCGCTTCGCGCCGTACGCCGACCTGCACCGGCGTGCACTCGCCGAGCTCGGCCACCCGCCGCAGCCGATCGGGGTGCACGCCCCGGGCTTCGTCGCCGCCGACGACCAGACCGCCCGCGACCTGCTCTTCGGGCCGTTCAAGGCCAACCGCGACCGCATCGGGCGCGAGCGCGGCTGGCCCGCGACGACCCGCGACCAGTTCGAGGCCGAGGCCGACCGTGGGGCGGTGTTCGTCGGCTCGCCCGAGACCGTCGCGCGCCGCGTCGCGGAGACCCTGCGGGTGCTGGGGGCACAGCGGTTCGACCTCAAGTACGCCAACGGCCCGCTCCCCCACGACCACCTGCTCGAGTGCGTCGGTCTCTACGGTGACGAGGTCGTCCCACGCGTCCGGAGGATGCTGCACGACGACCGGTGA
- a CDS encoding helix-turn-helix domain-containing protein yields the protein MDIDQTLDAVGPRLKELRQRRDLTLSELSAETGISVSTLSRLEAGLRRPTLEQLLPLAASHGVTIDELVDAPPAGDPRITLEPLPTDDGRTILPLSRRPGGIQAYKFVLPAGRDDDEPDLRTHEGYDWAFVLDGQLRLVLGQHDLILKPGEAAEFDTRTPHWFGATSAGPVEFLSLVGKQGERAHLRAAPRRRLTDPST from the coding sequence GTGGACATCGACCAGACCCTCGACGCCGTCGGCCCCCGCCTCAAGGAGCTGCGCCAGCGGCGCGACCTCACCCTCAGCGAGCTCTCCGCGGAGACCGGCATCTCGGTCAGCACCCTGTCGCGCCTCGAGGCCGGGCTCCGTCGACCCACCCTCGAGCAGCTCCTGCCGCTGGCTGCCTCGCACGGCGTGACCATCGACGAGCTCGTCGACGCGCCACCCGCCGGCGACCCGCGCATCACCCTCGAGCCGCTGCCGACCGACGACGGGCGCACCATCCTGCCGCTGAGCAGACGCCCCGGGGGCATCCAGGCGTACAAGTTCGTGCTCCCCGCAGGCCGAGACGACGACGAACCGGACCTGCGCACCCACGAGGGCTACGACTGGGCGTTCGTCCTCGACGGACAGCTACGTCTCGTCCTCGGCCAGCACGACCTCATCCTCAAGCCCGGCGAGGCCGCCGAGTTCGACACCCGTACCCCGCACTGGTTCGGTGCCACCAGCGCCGGCCCTGTCGAGTTCCTCAGCCTGGTCGGCAAGCAGGGCGAGCGCGCACACCTGCGAGCCGCACCGAGGCGTCGCCTGACGGATCCGAGCACGTAG
- a CDS encoding MOSC domain-containing protein has product MRITGLSLFPVKSMGGVDLTESVVTPLGLEGDRRWAVLDEQGRTLTSLERAVLFGVRATPTPAGVRLDRGEETVEVAVPALDAPMVATTLSRMDRLRAADPGASRWLSGVVGREVVLVHQGDDLPRSVSEGHGGRPGDRLSLADTNPLHLVTESSVDRLRDWVTETQGEEWLAREDAVRRFRANLVVDGEEPFAEDGWQRLRVGATTYRLGELCDRCTMTTVDRDLATTKEPIRTLARHRRWDGATWFGVRLVPELDGPSSIAVGDEVEVLPAGS; this is encoded by the coding sequence GTGCGGATCACCGGCCTCAGCCTCTTCCCGGTCAAGTCGATGGGCGGGGTCGACCTGACCGAGTCGGTGGTGACCCCGCTGGGCCTCGAGGGCGACCGCCGGTGGGCGGTGCTCGACGAGCAGGGGCGGACCCTGACCAGCCTCGAGCGGGCGGTGCTGTTCGGGGTGCGGGCCACGCCGACCCCGGCGGGGGTCCGGCTCGACCGGGGCGAGGAGACCGTCGAGGTGGCCGTGCCCGCCCTCGACGCACCGATGGTCGCCACCACGCTGAGCCGCATGGACCGGCTGCGTGCCGCGGACCCGGGGGCGTCGCGCTGGCTGTCCGGCGTGGTCGGTCGTGAGGTCGTGCTCGTCCACCAGGGCGACGACCTGCCCCGCTCGGTCTCGGAGGGCCACGGCGGCCGTCCGGGCGACCGGCTGAGCCTGGCCGACACCAACCCGCTCCACCTGGTCACCGAGAGCTCGGTGGACCGGCTCCGCGACTGGGTCACCGAGACCCAGGGCGAGGAGTGGCTGGCGCGCGAGGACGCCGTACGCCGGTTCCGCGCCAACCTGGTCGTCGACGGCGAGGAGCCGTTCGCGGAGGACGGGTGGCAGCGCCTGCGGGTCGGCGCGACGACCTACCGCCTCGGCGAGCTGTGCGACCGCTGCACGATGACCACCGTCGACCGTGACCTGGCGACGACCAAGGAGCCGATCCGGACCCTGGCGCGGCACCGCCGCTGGGACGGCGCGACGTGGTTCGGCGTCCGGCTCGTGCCGGAGCTCGACGGGCCGTCGAGCATCGCGGTGGGTGACGAGGTCGAGGTCCTCCCCGCCGGGTCCTAG
- a CDS encoding endonuclease/exonuclease/phosphatase family protein: MRIPRLRRAPRVLAGLLALPLLLPLATAPADAASPPVPAVAADPGRTATVMTRNLYLGAELTDIIDALSSGSQSAVVIAATSTWQTVQDSHPAERMAAVADEIVAADPAAVGLQEVSTWTTLPLDPRTLQPAGAPTVRYDFLQLLLDALAARGVSYHAVDGATSTNFTSAFIPVLVGGAPSQAVKLVDRDVILVRDGITATNAHHGNFQTVLQPPAAPLKVDRGWGSADLSTRQATFRLVNAHTEAWGPEQIRVGEVLELFAAQDQIAAQTGALPTVYVGDYNSAAPSGGGYQALRTRLSDLGGTRPTCCQEGTLTDPVPAFDTRIDLVLGTAGVRGISSTRTGTQPVDLPGDTWWASDHAGVVSRLVFPASGR, translated from the coding sequence ATGAGGATCCCCCGCCTTCGTCGAGCACCCCGCGTCCTGGCCGGCCTGCTCGCGCTCCCGCTGCTCCTGCCCCTCGCGACCGCGCCCGCCGACGCCGCGTCGCCCCCGGTCCCCGCCGTCGCGGCCGACCCCGGGCGCACCGCCACGGTGATGACGCGCAACCTCTACCTCGGTGCCGAGCTCACCGACATCATCGACGCGCTCAGCAGCGGCAGCCAGAGCGCCGTCGTGATCGCCGCGACCTCGACCTGGCAGACCGTCCAGGACTCCCACCCCGCCGAGCGCATGGCGGCGGTGGCCGACGAGATCGTCGCGGCCGACCCGGCCGCTGTCGGCCTGCAGGAGGTCAGCACCTGGACGACGCTCCCGCTCGACCCCCGGACCCTGCAGCCGGCAGGCGCCCCGACCGTTCGTTACGACTTCCTCCAGCTGCTGCTCGACGCCCTCGCCGCGCGTGGCGTGTCCTACCACGCGGTCGACGGTGCGACCTCCACCAACTTCACCTCTGCGTTCATCCCGGTCCTCGTGGGGGGCGCTCCGAGTCAGGCGGTCAAGCTCGTCGACCGTGACGTGATCCTCGTCCGCGACGGGATCACGGCGACCAACGCCCACCACGGCAACTTCCAGACCGTCCTCCAGCCGCCCGCCGCACCGCTCAAGGTCGACCGCGGCTGGGGCTCGGCCGACCTGAGCACGCGCCAGGCGACGTTCCGGCTCGTCAACGCCCACACCGAGGCGTGGGGCCCCGAGCAGATCCGGGTCGGCGAGGTGCTCGAGCTGTTCGCGGCCCAGGACCAGATCGCCGCGCAGACCGGCGCGCTGCCCACGGTCTACGTCGGCGACTACAACTCCGCGGCTCCGTCCGGAGGTGGCTACCAGGCGCTGCGGACCCGCCTGTCCGACCTGGGCGGCACGCGGCCGACGTGCTGCCAGGAGGGGACCCTGACCGACCCGGTGCCGGCCTTCGACACCCGCATCGACCTGGTGCTCGGCACGGCCGGCGTCCGGGGGATCTCCTCGACCCGCACCGGCACCCAGCCGGTCGACCTGCCCGGTGACACGTGGTGGGCCAGCGACCACGCCGGCGTCGTCAGCCGACTGGTCTTCCCCGCCTCGGGCCGCTGA
- a CDS encoding ATP-binding protein, translating into MPPAPRRTVLSVSRPAAVVLVAGLVVTTAASGLVQRQLRVAAEDRLDRRASLVTQAVQSEADRYQDALRLIAASAGSTHRFTQEQFDTAVAPLRDMGLAGATSVAFLAPPVDDAGVAPLQRRWRERGAAGLTMVPSPDVDEHIFSIMSTALDGASQVRTGIDVAVAPAPAAALRESAATRRATITPSYVLLIDRDLPFDQRQSSFALTVPVRHDGRLRGWILMGIRGQDFAGGILSRSAQGVIGARVTATGADGQRVDVATVAPSYPGEPDLRRTTTVRVAQRTWTLSTYGDSHRIVPLMEWSPWPLVVLGLLITLLLGGLVQSLSARHSRAESRAREADEQLRGVTTRLEDLIWSAEVHLDGSMPAAFLSPSAAAVLGLDDLTGVDLGGVDLAEQLRRRTLEEDRPDLEAFFDTLALGDPAEVETRMRADDGTVRWMWSRGFPRRDGARLVVDGITSDVHRRKRLDQQRNQFLAIAGHEMRTPLTIIRGYAEYLMAEDVDPLARRHGLEAISRRSRQMESLLSDFFDLSRLETGMIRLARQPVRLDEVLVGAREDFEAAAREHEVDLELDLEAATVDADPVRLRQVVDNLVDNAVKYSRPGGRVRVSLRHHHLTDVRLVVSDDGIGVPSEEVALIFDRFYRASNAEPHVANGTGLGLSVVAAIVHGHGGRIEASSPPGQGLTVTVTLPVAATASAADDDEGTPADAMMGA; encoded by the coding sequence ATGCCCCCCGCCCCACGCCGCACCGTGCTGTCGGTGTCGCGCCCGGCGGCGGTCGTGCTGGTCGCGGGGCTCGTCGTGACCACCGCGGCCTCGGGCCTGGTCCAGCGTCAGCTGCGCGTGGCTGCCGAGGACCGGCTGGACCGCCGCGCCTCGCTGGTGACCCAAGCCGTGCAGAGCGAGGCCGACCGCTACCAGGACGCGCTGCGGCTCATCGCCGCCTCGGCGGGCTCGACGCACCGCTTCACCCAGGAGCAGTTCGACACCGCCGTCGCGCCGCTGCGGGACATGGGGCTCGCCGGGGCCACGAGCGTGGCCTTCCTCGCCCCGCCCGTCGACGACGCCGGGGTCGCCCCGCTGCAGCGTCGGTGGCGGGAGCGAGGGGCAGCCGGCCTCACGATGGTCCCGTCGCCGGACGTCGACGAGCACATCTTCTCGATCATGAGCACGGCCCTCGACGGCGCGAGCCAGGTCCGGACCGGCATCGACGTCGCCGTCGCTCCCGCACCGGCCGCCGCCCTGCGCGAGTCGGCCGCGACCCGACGGGCAACGATCACCCCGTCCTACGTCCTCCTCATCGACCGGGACCTGCCGTTCGACCAGCGCCAGTCCTCCTTCGCCCTGACCGTCCCGGTGCGCCACGACGGACGACTGCGCGGCTGGATCCTCATGGGCATCCGCGGCCAGGACTTCGCCGGCGGGATCCTCAGCAGGTCGGCCCAGGGGGTCATCGGCGCCCGGGTCACCGCCACCGGGGCCGACGGGCAGCGCGTCGACGTCGCGACCGTCGCGCCGTCGTACCCCGGCGAGCCGGACCTGCGGCGCACCACCACGGTCCGGGTCGCCCAGCGCACCTGGACCCTCTCGACGTACGGCGACTCGCACCGGATCGTGCCGCTGATGGAGTGGTCCCCGTGGCCGCTGGTCGTGCTCGGCCTCCTCATCACGCTGCTCCTCGGCGGGCTCGTGCAGTCGCTGTCGGCCCGGCACAGCCGCGCGGAGTCGCGTGCCCGTGAGGCCGACGAGCAGCTGCGCGGGGTCACCACCCGGCTGGAGGACCTGATCTGGTCGGCCGAGGTCCACCTCGACGGCTCGATGCCGGCGGCCTTCCTGAGCCCCAGCGCGGCGGCGGTCCTGGGCCTCGACGACCTCACCGGCGTCGACCTCGGCGGCGTCGACCTCGCCGAGCAGCTGCGCCGCCGGACGCTGGAGGAGGACCGCCCCGACCTGGAGGCGTTCTTCGACACCCTCGCGCTCGGCGACCCCGCCGAGGTCGAGACCCGCATGCGGGCCGACGACGGGACCGTGCGCTGGATGTGGTCGCGCGGGTTCCCACGGCGTGACGGGGCCCGGCTGGTGGTCGACGGCATCACCTCCGACGTCCACCGGCGCAAGCGGCTGGACCAGCAGCGCAACCAGTTCCTCGCCATCGCCGGGCACGAGATGCGCACGCCCCTCACGATCATCCGCGGCTATGCGGAGTACCTCATGGCCGAGGACGTCGACCCCCTCGCCCGGCGCCACGGCCTCGAGGCGATCAGCCGCCGCAGCCGGCAGATGGAGTCGTTGCTCTCCGACTTCTTCGACCTCAGCCGCCTGGAGACGGGCATGATCCGGCTCGCCAGGCAGCCCGTGCGCCTCGACGAGGTGCTGGTCGGCGCGCGCGAGGACTTCGAGGCCGCCGCCCGGGAGCACGAGGTCGACCTCGAGCTCGACCTGGAGGCCGCGACCGTCGACGCCGACCCGGTGCGGCTGCGCCAGGTCGTCGACAACCTGGTCGACAACGCCGTGAAGTACTCCCGTCCCGGCGGCCGGGTCCGCGTGAGCCTGCGCCACCACCACCTCACCGACGTGCGCCTGGTCGTCTCCGACGACGGGATCGGCGTGCCGTCGGAGGAGGTCGCCCTGATCTTCGACCGCTTCTACCGCGCCAGCAACGCCGAGCCGCACGTCGCCAACGGCACCGGCCTCGGCCTGTCGGTCGTCGCGGCGATCGTCCACGGGCACGGCGGTCGCATCGAGGCCAGCAGCCCGCCCGGGCAGGGCCTCACCGTCACCGTCACCCTGCCGGTCGCGGCCACCGCGAGCGCGGCGGACGACGACGAGGGCACTCCGGCGGACGCCATGATGGGCGCGTGA